The Argopecten irradians isolate NY chromosome 4, Ai_NY, whole genome shotgun sequence genome has a window encoding:
- the LOC138322387 gene encoding uncharacterized protein → MELTYRQQIICRWICLVLSVLGFLCYLVAFVIPYWTFIRTDGHTLRYGIFTVCIATSQSEACGTITHETVTGVFVGVQVCASIALASYFVSAVSCCLTLCWPYPWSRYFLYVCSASALTTGLFGGLMSGLYIVSHSGMSSSILFGFYMANGSLSLTCITAGFALFAGKTTTPPKANDDVLLSPINDTTVTRVTIRERRRPSKRSRSMTVSTVHGSVSSADVPTTPSDITVTTPSHIRNLLPMFIQTPQNQRTFKGRARQSTYF, encoded by the exons ATGGAGTTGACATACAGACAGCAGATCATCTGCCGGTGGATTTGTTTAGTATTAAGTGTCCTGGGATTTCTCTGTTACCTTGTGGCGTTTGTTATTCCGTACTGGACGTTTATCCGAACGGACGGACACACACTCCGGTATGGGATATTCACGGTCTGCATAGCTACATCACAAAGTGAGGCGTGTGGAACCATCACCCACGAAACAGTTACCG GTGTATTTGTGGGTGTACAGGTATGTGCCTCTATTGCCCTAGCCTCCTACTTTGTGTCGGCTGTTAGTTGTTGCCTGACTCTTTGCTGGCCCTATCCATGGAGTCGCTACTTTCTGTATGTTTGTTCGGCCTCGGCCTTGACCACAG GTTTATTTGGAGGCTTAATGTCTGGGCTGTATATCGTGTCCCATTCGGGAATGTCGTCATCCATTCTCTTTGGCTTTTACATGGCCAACGGAAGTCTTAGCCTAACATGTATAACGGCAGGTTTTGCATTATTTGCTGGTAAAACTACTACGCCCCCAAAGGCAAACGATGACGTGCTACTGTCCCCAATTAATGATACAACAGTTACCAGAGTAACGATCAGAGAGAGAAGAAGACCATCTAAGAGGAGCAGAAGTATGACAGTCTCCACTGTTCACGGTTCCGTGAGTTCAGCTGATGTACCTACCACACCCTCGGATATAACAGTCACCACCCCGTCACACATCAGGAACCTGCTACCAATGTTTATACAAACGCCACAAAACCAAAGAACCTTTAAAGGACGTGCTCGTCAGTCGACCT